In Sus scrofa isolate TJ Tabasco breed Duroc chromosome 14, Sscrofa11.1, whole genome shotgun sequence, the sequence cccctagcctgggaacctccatatgccttgggtgaggccctaaaaggcaaaaaaaaaaaaaaaaaaaaaaaaagattgactctATGGAGCCAAACATTTTTACCTACTCAtccaaatttagaaaagaaaaaaacttagcACTGTTGTTTCtgatttcagagagagagagagagcagtgagtgatggctgaAAGTGAGGTCACAATTTTctgctcagggattgaacctgggcaacctgggtgaaaaccaggactCCTAGCCACCAGAGCTGCTAGAGGTTAAAAGCAGAGTTGCCCTGATttttgccccctgttgaaagcaagaatgtttcaaggaggaaaAGATGGTGAAAACAGCtacaaatttattaatttttagggcctcacctgcagcatatggacattcccaggctaggggtagaactggagctgtagccatcagcctataccacagccacagcaacgccagatctgagccacatctgggatctacacaacagctcacggcaatgtctgatccttaacccactgagtgaggccagggattaaacccacatcctcatggatgctagttgggtttttaacctgcttagccaagattggaattcctgggctacatttttataatcaaaggaaaagtggggatggagagaagatgcccctctttctcattcttgagtAGACAGGAAGTTTCCATCATCAAATTCTCCTTCACATTGAGCAGGGGAGTTTTTTTGTCCCTACATAGTCAAACTGGGGCTATCATGGCACGAttcaaaatcagcagaaggggcGGTAACATATTCTAAAATATGGTAAATCATCCCAGGTTTTAGCTTAGTGAGATTTTTCTACTTGGGAATGTTACCTTttcctgtatttttgttttcagtgcaCACAAAGGAGTATTAGCTTACTGACCTCAACCCGCAGGATGCAGGCGTCATTGGCTTGATGTATAGTTTTGTTGTTAAGCAAGTCTGCTTTGTTTCATGATTTTTCCAATTGCTTTCTTGAGTGATCCCCGACAATGGTCTTCCCAGCCCCCCTaaatttccctctctatctacaACCTCCTACTGGAATTTATTAAACTAGCTATTTGATAATCCCACTCTAGTCCTATCATAAGTATGAGGCCAATAAAGAAGAGGATTCATAAGAGCCTGTCTAAAGATTGgtcaagaacaggagttccctggtggctcagtgggttaaggagctggcgttttTAATGCAGAGGCTCAagttactgctgtgacatgggttcgatccctggcctgggaatttctgtatgctgtgtgtgcagtTCCCCCTACCCCCCGAAAAAAAGTTTGGTCAAGGAGAGTCTAACAGAACAGAAGGTATCAGACAGGAAATGCAAAAAGACTACTTTTAAATTCCAAGTGGGAAAGGGATGACGGGTGGAGTATGTAAGCAGCAAACTGTTTTGCGAGTGGAGGCAGAGCTCAGGGAGGGGGCTGTAGAGGGAGGGCAGGTGTGAGGAGGCCCTCACGGGACTGCTCTCAAGCATCAGGAGTAAGAGCACTGCCCAGCTTGGCTGAGATTATCTGGGTGACATAAAGCTGATTAGCAGATGCCAGCAATCCAGGCACCTTGCTGTCCTGGCAGGAAGCTGGGTATGAACTGATGTTGCACTGTCTCAGTTGAGGTTAGGAGCCCCCTAACTGTGTTTCTAGGACTCCATTTCTGGCTGTTCCTGTGCTCAGTGGAGGAAAATGTGTAAGGGATTTTACTGCGTCCAGTGCTGCAGGGCAacggggaatcctggaagagagaCGGCACAgcataacaaaacacacaagactcttttacatctagaaagtgggggaccaggaggcactctgttcctcAGAACAAAGGCGCTGGGCTTTAGCCCACAGGACTTTTCATAAGGAAGTTGCGTTATGTAGATTAGTGATCAGGAACAGGCATATATAATGACAAAGTTACCTCATAGTGAATAACAAAAGAAGCTATTAGCACTGGTGCATACCTCTAGGGCACAGTGCAGCTGCTTATAGAATAGCACAGTTTATGCATAACTCCCTTAtgttgtctttgaaggagaccctgtactttagaactctgtgTCAGCAGGTACTCaccttctgcagagttcagctgtTTAGTGGTCTCCACCAGGGCTTGGTTCCAGAAGGGGCAAGGAGAGGGTCCTgggcttccttcttcctctcatgGAACCTGCAACCCCTTCCTTCTCACCTTAGAAACAGGCCAGTGGGATGGGGTCAGAGGTGAAAGACAAGATCATGCCTCAGGAAGGGCCCTGGGAAGTTCCTTCCAAGACTGGTAGAAAACACTCATTAGATGCAAAGCTGGCACCGTGCCCCTCAggagtgtgcacacacacagagccagctCCTAGCAGCCACAGGAGGAGGGTCCCTAAGTGAGGAGGGGTGCTGGCCGGCTGTTCTTCCCTGGATCTTCCCTTCCTGGAGGGTTGTCCCCAGTTCACCATGGCACCTGAGCAAGTCGTTCTCCCAGGAAGTGgcacccaccccttccccagcacTCTGAGAGCACAAAGTATTAATACCAATGATTGGAAATTTCTCGGTGGGCTCCACCACTAAAAAGCATGTCCTCTACTTTGCTCACTGTTTCGATAAAAGCAGAAGAGCCAAACAGATTAAAATACAACAATGTTAATGAGATTTAGAGTTTAGCTACATTCATCTTGTTTCTGAGCTTTAAAGTCAGGCACCTCCACAGGCAAGATTTCTTGTGCTCATCgttcctctcaattttttttttcttttctccgaTTCGCCTATAAATTTCGCCGAGTCCTCCAAAACGACAGTGAATCAAGCGCGCTTCAAGGAACAGCATCAATCCCCCGACAGAATTGCTCTTAGCCCGGGTTCTGCCAAGATCAACCACCGGGTGCGTTGGGTTAGCAGAAAACATTGTACGCGAATTTCCGTTCCACTTCACTCGGAAGCGGGAGAGACCGCGAGGAGGCTCAGAGGAACCTGCTCGCGACCCCGCCCTCATCGCCGCGCCGGATCCCTACTgagtttcccttcccttctctctccgtCGCGCGCACTCTGCGTTTTCCTGCTTCACCTAGTATTTTTCTTGTCTCCACGGAAATATAAACTTCGGCGAGGCAAGGACTGAGGACTAGGGCAGCACGGCTAGCGGCCGAGGGGAGGGTGGGATCCTGTCCTTACGTGGTTGACGTTTTGCATTAAccttaaaattatgtttaattaaTGTTTTTGCATTAACTTTAAAATTGTAAAACATTGCATCAGAATACTATTTATCTTGATCACTGAGTTTTTTGGGGCGCTAAGTCCCTTGGCATTAAAttctctcccccccgcccctaCGCGAGCGCCTCACCCCTCCCAGGCAAGGAGCTGAAACTATTTTGCTCGCTGCTGAATCCCAGTGCCGGGCGCATTAATACTCCTAAAACATTCTTTAAGAACCGCCCCCAATTTCTTGCAGGGACCCTCCCCGCCAGGGCGCAGTACTTCGAGACAAACGCCGGGAAAGAACAGAGCCCGGGTCTCCCGACCTCTCGGTCCCCGCCCTCTACTGCTTGAACTGCTCTTAACCTCCCTCTTTCGCAGCACCCCAGGGAGCGACAGAGCGCGGGCTGGCGCGGGCCAGGGGACTTGGGACTAGTGCGCAGAGTGCACTGCGAGGGAGCGCGGAGGTGGCGTGCAGGGTGGGACCAAGAGCTGCACGGGTGAGTGGGAGGTGAAGCGGGGCTcagagcgggggcgggggggggcggtgagGGTGAACCGCTGGGATGTGGGGTGGGCCGCAGGGGCCAGAGGGTGAGGGGAAAGGCTGGGGTGGGGCGGCTCGGCTACCTGGAACCTGGTGTTGTGTGTGCCCCTGCTGCTGCCGCTGAGCCTGGGGTCGTGGGTGTCTGCGGGTGTCCCGCTCTCCCCAGTGCGGACGCCCCTGTTCCAGCCAGAGGCTTGTGCCGAGGTCCCGGCGCCCCGCGGTGCGAGGGGAGCCAGACACCCACAGGTGATCAGCCAACCGAGCTCAGAGCCCCCCCTTCTCTGCCTTGTTTTCCCGTAGGTGTCCGTGCGTCAGTGCTCACCGCCCGGTGTCTCCCTGCAGGTGTCCTTCTGTCGCAGGTGTCCCTCCCGCACGTGTCCCCGCGTCCGGCCATGGTGGACGTGCTGGGCGGGCGGTGCCTGGTGACCTGCGACGGCGCGTGGGTCGAGGCCGAAACGGCCCTGCAGAACAAGGTGGTGGCGCTGTACTTCGCCGCGGGCCGGTGTGCGCCAAGCCGCGATTTCACCCCGCTGCTCTGCGACTTTTACGCTGAGCTAGTGGACGAAGCGCAGCCGCCCGCGCCCTTCGAGGTGGTCTTCGTGTCTGCCGACGGCAGCGCACAGGAGATGCTGGACTTCATGCGCGAGCTCCATGGAGCTTGGCTGGCGCTGCCCTTCCACGACCCCTACCGGCAGTGAGTGGGGACGAGCGTGGGGATGCTGGGAGCTGTCGGGCGGGCCCCCCACAATTCCCGCCCCAATCCCTGGTCCCCGGGCTTCCCCCAGCAGTCGGGAGCTCTCGGCTAAAGACTCCCCACCCCGACCTGTGCCGCCCTCTCTCAGCTACATCGTTGTCTCTGCTTCAGCTTCCCAGGGAGGCTTTGCGGTAGGCGGACGGGGAACATCTGCATCAaagagccgggggcggggggtgcggaGCTTGTTGACCCTGGACCCTAGTTTCTGGCTCGTAGGGTCTTAAGCTCCAGGGATCTGAATTTTAAAGGACCCTTGGTGATGCTGATGCTTCGATCCAGGGAGCCCACTCTGGGAACCTCAGCCCTGGGTCGCTCCACCCTACTTCTCAGGGAAGACTCCACCCCTTTTCTGGAGAGCAGGGGGAGACTCAGGTCAGGACTGGAGACTCTGGATTGACTGCCCCGGGCCAGTAGTAtagggctgggggccaggggctgtggggaaggGTAGGGACTCAAGGGCTGAAGGAACCTAGTGCAGGCCACGTTGCGGTTTCATTTTTACTGGCAGTGACTGAAATTTCATAAAGGTGTTTCCTCTTCCTGTAACTGTAGGAAGAAACACCTGAGAGGTGACAAAAATCCTTGCTCTTCCGAAGGGATCTTGCCCCACTCTTGCTTTAGAAAAGACCTGACGTGGCAGAGACCCTCGATTCTGTTGGATTTCCGAGTTTGTGAACAAACTAAATTGACCCTGGTGCTCTGTTGCCTGTGGTCATGGGCTCctctggaggggaggagggaggaaaggggaggaggtaGGGTgtaggatggggagggagggggaggaaaggggaggccGTGGGAGGGAGGGtttgggaggaggtgagggaggacccagggcagagggggaggaggtGTGGGGTTAGGGGAGACAATGTAGGGGGGGACGCGGAGGGAGgacttggggaggagggaggacgtGGGAGGACTTGGAGAGGATTGGCAGAGGGGAATAGGCAAGCATGGCTTGTCTGGCATTTTGGCATCTCCAGGGGTGTAAGAGTAAAGATTTAGATTTACTGCTCTTCACAAAGTACATTACCCCAGCATCCCTTAATAGATAGGgacatgaatttctttcttttttttttttctttctttttttagctttttagggccacacctgcagcatatggaggttcccaggctaggggtttaatcagagctgtagccttcggcctacgccacagccacagcaacgccagatccgagccacatctgcgacctacaccacagctcagggcaatgccggatccttaacgcactgagcgaggccagggattgaacccacaacctcatggttcctagtctgatttgtttccgctgcaccacgatgggaactcctctttctttctttccctaggGCATGTGaacgtttctgggccagggattgaacttgtgccacagcatcaacccaagccgctgcactgacaacgtcagatccttaacccacttggccagAAGAGAACtttggttgtggctcagcggaaacggatccaacatgtatccatgaggatgcaagtttgatccctggccttggttagtgggctggggatccggtgttgccatgttgctatgaactgtTGTTGTAGGTTGCcaaggtggcttggatcctgcgttgctgtggttgtggcaagtcagcagctatagcttcgatttgacccctagcctgggaacttacacatgcctcaggttcagccctaacaagcaaaaaaaaaaaggaaagtaacttTGGAAAGTTACCTGGAGGAGTAATTTTCCCTCAGCGCATGCTTTTGGTGATGCTGAGGAAGCGGTGAGGCCCAGGCCCTAGAGACAGGTGCCTGCTTCCTAAATCCACACTTTGGGCAGGGCTAGGAAAGTCTAATTAATGATAGATCTAAATGACTGTGATTTGCTTGGCGGAGGGATCTGTATAGCTTCATGTCTAGTGGTggttgtaaaatgagtttggatttGCATAGTGTTCAAGTTGTACATAGCTTTTGAAAGAACacacttattttttgtttctttgttttgttttcttcttagccgctcctgcggcatatggaggttcccaggctaggggtcgaatcggagccgtagccaccggcctacgccagagccacagcaaagcgggatccgagccacatctgcaacctacaccacagctcaaggcaacgccggatccttaagccactgagcaaggacagggactgaacccgcaacctcatggttcctagtcggattcgttaaccactgcaccacgacaggaactcccagaacacacTTAGTTTTGAAAATGACAGAGACAGTGTTAGTAATTAGGCAAAGAGCTCAGGCCCTCGGCAGAGCCCAGCTGTGGGATCTACTCATGGGGTGACTGTAGGTAAGGCGTTCAGCTACTTTTACTGATAGGTCACGTGATGTATGAGGACCAGGCTGATGCATAGATTCAGAGCCCTGTCAGCTGACTGTGTTCCAGCATTTTGCACCTAGTGCCTGTTTCATGGATGTGCTGTTGGGTTGCAGAGACCTCTGCTCCTGGCTTTAGAATCTGTGCTTTCCCCTCTGGCTTCCTCTGGAGGGGATGCTGGGCCTAGGCCTCCCCTGTACAGCCTCGCTCTGCATCCCCCGTTATCTGGTCAAGTCCCCTTCCATCCACTGCAGGCGCCGAGCAGTTTAGGGCAGGTCGACCGCATTCAGCCATCTCCCACCGGCCAGCCTGACCTCGGAGGAATCTCATGTTTTTTGGGAAGGGAGTTTAGCTCCTTGTGCTTCCCCCTTTCCAGACTGAATTTTGTTCATCCTGTCACTGCAATGTATAAATTAGGAAATGTGGAATTCTGTGGGAAATTCTTGGAGTAAGGCTCTAAATTCTGCTTATCCCAGCCTGCATTTTAGAATCAGATCATGGACAAAAATGGAACCGGCTGCAACTAAGGAGAACTAAAAAAATGTAGGAAGCCTCCGGGTGGCCTTTGGGGAAGTTTGTAATGTGTGCAGAGCATGGCATTCCGCTTGGTGTTGGGAGAAGGTGGGGCCAGGATGGTAGTCACTGGTTCGTCCTGGTGAGGGACCTTGGCCACTGGATTTCTGCTAACCTGCCGAGGCTCAACGAAATAGATCACCACAGAGCCCCACGGGGTTACCCCGGGCGTGGCTGGAGGCAGCACAGCTGCAGGTGCACCTGCAGGAATAAAGTGCCTGGAGCCATTCACTTGTCCTCAAGGTCGTGCAGATCTTGGTTGTCCAGTGTAGCTACTATATTTTCCCACCTCCACTAGTCATACACCTGTCACATCCTCAACCCTGGGGCTCCCGCTTCTCTGCCTGGtagctcttcctcttcttttgttcCCTGGAAGCAATGGGAGCATTTCCAGCCCCCGGGGGGCCTATGTCTTCCATAGCTCAAGCCCACTGCCACCCTTGTGCTTGGAATGTTTGTCTGgcaaggcagggggtggggtggcggtCTCTGTGTAGACCCTAAGGTTGGACCAGACATTGTTCAGTGCTTGGCGCCTGCAGGGCACATGTTTGATGGATGCTTGGAGCAAGTAGAGAGATTTCCTCGGTAACAGTCTGCCTGTGGCTGCCATGGAAAGAGACTGGAGCCAGACGTTGCCATGGCAACCCAGAAGCAGTCGTGCCAGGGACGAGGATGGGCTGCTTTAGGTGaagggagggtgaggaggaggaacTGAGCTCTCAGATTTCCCTGAAATGGTTAAAATGCTCAGAGCTATCACTTCATCCCGCCCAGCAACaaggctcttttctttttaaggcttgGTCTATTGTCTCTGGACATGGATCCCGGAGGAGATGGGGTTGgctttgggggaggagggtggttATGTGCCTCTCCCATGTGGCTCCAAGGTTACAGCTGTCCCCAGGCAGAGGCTGCCACGATGGGGATTTGAGGATTTGAAGATAAGCTGGAGCAATGAAATGTCTACTCAGACCTTCTCCTGGATCCTCAAAGCCCCGCCTGTTCCTGATATTCCCGTGtctcccccttttccttctcaATCTTGGTAGAGCTTTGCTGTTTTCCAGTCTAAGAgctgggtttggttttgttgctctctgcatttaaaaaaaaaattttttttttttaaatggctgctcctgctgcatatggacgttcctgggccagggattgaatctgagccacagctgtgacctgccacagctgtggtgatgccagactccttaacccactgcagcagccaggattgaacccgagtctcagcagcaacccaagtggctgcagtcttttttttttttctttaatgactcACCCCATgctgattcatttctttttctttgcttttttttttttgacagatgcagctgatttatttatttttatttttattttttaatacttaatgaattttattacatttataggtgtacaacaatcatcacaatcaaattttatagcatgtccatcccaaaccttcagcgcatccc encodes:
- the NXNL2 gene encoding nucleoredoxin-like protein 2, producing MVDVLGGRCLVTCDGAWVEAETALQNKVVALYFAAGRCAPSRDFTPLLCDFYAELVDEAQPPAPFEVVFVSADGSAQEMLDFMRELHGAWLALPFHDPYRHELRTRYRITAVPRLVILKPNGEVITDKGRKQIRERGVACFQNWLEAADIFQNFSG